In the Arthrobacter sp. CDRTa11 genome, AAACCGCCGGCCAAACTTGTCGCTGAACGGTCCTACCACCAGCTGGCCCAGGGCAAAGCCCACCGTGGTGCCCGCGAGGGTCAGCTGGACCTCGGCCTCGGATACTCCCAGGCTGGCCTCGAGCGCCGGAAAAGCCGGAAGGTACAGATCGATAGTGAAGGGGCCCAAAGCGGTGAGTGCACCGAGCAAAAGGATGTACAGGAGTTTCCGGCGGCGGCTCAGCGAGTCGCCCGGGTTGGTGGGAATGGTCACGGAGATCCATCCTAGGCCCGAAACAACCAGCATTTACAGCGTTGGAGGGCACGCCGCGGCAGATGACCGAAGTTCGGCCTGAACCTGAATGATAGTTTTGGGGGCGGGGGCGGTGCAGCTGCACTCTCCCGCAGCACAGGGAAGCTGAATCGACCATGAAACCAGTTAGGCGGAACCGATGAGCGGACGTCACAGCGGGCGGACCAGCCAGGGGCTGCGCCTCACCGCGCTGCCCAAAACGCTAAAACTCCTCGTCCGGCTGGCGCCCCGCCAGCTCAATGACGAGATCGCCCTCGCCAAGGTGGAGATCAAGCGCAAGGGCATTCAGCTCGGCGTTGCCGCGGCGTTTATGGGCGTTGCCCTTATTTTCGTCGCGTTCCTTGTGGTGGGTCTCATTGTTGCCGCCATCATGGGGCTGGCCACCATCATGCCCGCCTGGCTGGCCGCCCTGCTGGTCTGTGCTGCCTTCCTGCTGATTGCCGCGATCGGGGGCCTGATCGGCCTCCGAAAATTCAAGCAAGCCATGCCACTGGTGCCTGAGGAGACGCTTCGCGGAATCCGGCATGACATCGGCGTAGCCAAGGAAGGGTCAGACTTCAACGCCGCCATCCTTGATCCCGCCAGCCCCGAGGCTAAGGCCGCCAAGGCCGCCAAGGATGAAGCTGCAGCCAAGGCGAAGGCAGAGAAGAAAGCCAAGGCAGAGGCCCACGACAAGGAATACCCGCACGCTTCCGAACCTGAACTGCACCGCCGCCTGCATCAGCGGCGCAACCACCTGGCCCAGGCCCGCGATGAGCTTGACAGTGAGCTCGACGTCAAGACCCAGGCCAGCTTCCTCTTGGCCGCAGCGCAGGACAAGCTGAGGGAGGGCCAGTCGTTGGTGGACCACGGCAAGGACTTCGCCGGCCAGAAGTTGGCCGCGCTGTCCGAAAAGACAGGCGGGGCCGCGCCC is a window encoding:
- a CDS encoding phage holin family protein; the protein is MSGRHSGRTSQGLRLTALPKTLKLLVRLAPRQLNDEIALAKVEIKRKGIQLGVAAAFMGVALIFVAFLVVGLIVAAIMGLATIMPAWLAALLVCAAFLLIAAIGGLIGLRKFKQAMPLVPEETLRGIRHDIGVAKEGSDFNAAILDPASPEAKAAKAAKDEAAAKAKAEKKAKAEAHDKEYPHASEPELHRRLHQRRNHLAQARDELDSELDVKTQASFLLAAAQDKLREGQSLVDHGKDFAGQKLAALSEKTGGAAPRWKPLAAFAAAATVFAVLLRKLLRDL